The Lepeophtheirus salmonis chromosome 13, UVic_Lsal_1.4, whole genome shotgun sequence genome segment ttattaggGGCTCCAGGTGTCGGAAAGACCTCAATCATACAAGTAAAGAAAATCGTATatcaaagagaaaaatatatgtatgtattttttgactattttcttACAGCAATTTGTTTGGGGGACGTTTGAGCCAGCGTATTTACCTACAGAACGTAAAGAGACCTACTACCCCTCTGTGATTTTAAATGATCATAATTACGAGTTAAAAATAGTGGATATTCCAGATTTACCTTTCTTCCCCGTCAATTCTTTCTACAATCTATCAgatcttcaaagaaaaaaatagagctTCGCATTGATAGTTTATGAAggaaagatatataataattaatttatatatttattatctgaaCGGTACTTCAGTAGTTGTAACTTTAAACTCGCAAGATATTAGTCAAAACTATTTCTGATTAATCTTTTCTTCATAAACCACAcacatgaataatattattcaaactaCAGGCTATGGACTGCGCGATGCAACAGCCTACATACTTGTCTTTGATCTTTCTCACCCAGAGAGCTTTGAATATATATGCGGACTGTATTCACAGATAAGTGAATCACGGGATGTCGAAAAAATCCCGATCATCGTCATTGGCAATAAAGCAGATAAAGTCGAAACGTCTTTGAAATTGTggaacaatttcaaaaagaacCATCACCATCATCACTCTTGTCTCAGTGAGGATGGAGAAATCTATCCGCATGACCAACAATCCGGCCATGAATGCCACCACCATTATTCACAAAGTTCATCGGCCTCAACAAAAActaaagtacataaatttgcAAAATCTGGATCGAATTCATCGCCTTGCTCCACAAAAAGCAGCTTCAAGCACAAACGTCACGCTCTATGTGAAACAAATGCATTCATTAATAGTGAAATTGCGGAGCAAGTCATAAGAGTATGGAAAGCCACATATAAAGAGTGTGCAGCCATAGACACAGAGTCGATTAACGATTTGTTTAAGACTGTCATGGAGCTAGTGATTAAGTCAGAGTTTGAAAACGAGTCTAAAGGTTCCAAAAAATGTGTCATTCTATAGTATTATGTCTTGAATGTGTATTTATAACTACTaacttcttaataaatattagagttacggtccttcatttaaaaattaattttattaatgactcATTTCCCGTAttcttttcttatatataatttcaatattgacaaaaaaaagaaagtaataactctctttattttttcttcattacatCCGACCTTAAAAAATCCAATCAAACCCCGTTTTGGGACCCTTTTCTTAAATAACtggaaaaaagggaaataaattaCCTTGTAAGGAAGACTGTAAGAGCTTCAgagttttcaaaaattccttactaTCCTCAAtagaaaaatgactttttaaaaaatactttccgGTACTCTAGAAGTAAGGGTGAAATTGTTTTACGGAGATAAACGCAAATGTGGCTTTTCTAGGTGCAAGGGCGAGACGAGGGATAATTTCTCTATGCTGGCGAGATGCCTTGTCCGATATATAAGTCCATTCACAAACtcttaaaagataattttgttttttataacttgaaGAAAGATGATTTCTTCCATTTTACTTTgggaaaaatgaaaagaatctTAAGGCAGCTATTTTGAGTGctcatcattttttgtattcgAAACATGTTTCCTGGGACTATGATATCTCCGATGTTTCATATGTTACTAAACTTCTCCCACATGTTTTAAAAGGGATAGTCCTTTTAGAAATAAACTCtacaattcataatttttgactagtttttatttcatttttgttcgaTGTATGATTTTGtgtttattctaaattttgacTAAGTTTTAGCGCCTTCTTGTTTTGGTGAACCGATGTATACccatatttatatgtgtattaattttattttcatacaacaattaaattgaaatatagataAGGCTTTTTGACCAagacaaaattaatagttttataaaaaaaattataagtagagTTGTGAGAAATCTCGAGATACAATTGAtttaaaggaaagaaagaaaaaaaataaagaaaaggataggaacaaaagaaaatgattataaGCAAGCTATAAATTAATGGTTATAACATTcccatattcttttttataacttaataatataGTTACTCCCTGTTTTTCATAAGTTTTTCATGAGCTCTCTACCTTAATGaacatttttcttaaagaaaagaGGGATCCTGTTTGGAAAAgtattacaagaaaaaaaacttttattaaaaataatgtactaagaatgaaagaaacgcgtcaaaattaaatggtatattataaatattttaaagtatattagaGATGCAGTGtattccattgaaatatgaagactgaacacttactaattcaataactaatgaaggtGGAGTGATTGAAATGAGTCAATATTTCGATatgttaaagcataaacaatcagttagaaaacaaaattggaaaatttaaaatggaTACGGGGGAAAAAGTAGGATTGTCAATTGGAATACTGGATGACTCTAAAATAGAATTACTTGATGTTttggataaaattcaaaagttttttcgattcaaatataatataattttacataggGCTAAGTTTTACTCTACATGTCAAATGGAAGAACAGACGTTTGAGGATGTTTTTGTAGAAGTGCAAAAAAATGCAAGTCGAGCAGAATTGAATGGTAAATGAGGTCTAGAAGAAAATGTTCAGGTTGTATTGATTATTGGACATCGGGAAGAAGAAACAACAATTAAGCCTATGGCCATTCCAGAGTTCGAAAACACActtcaaaaaatgatagataTATGTAGAGCTGAAGAAACTCGCTAAAAAGGATGACCTAAGTTTAAGCAAAATAGCCGTTAAAAAGATAGTCAAAGACAGGACTGATATTCAGAAATTTGATGAGCCAAAGGACAGCAGTTCAGTgttgaagaatataaagaaaagaaaaacgcTTATTGCATggggaatttaaaaataatgaaatgcagATTTTGTTACCAATTATTTTGGGTACTGAAGAATCTGTGGGAAAGGAGATTCctgaaacaaaatgaaaaatgcaGAATCATAGTAAGACGAttgagaaattttgaaaaatctagaatagttcatgtaaaaataaaaaaaacaaagatggaATCGTTATGAGGACATATATAACCGATCAACAATTCCCTAAAAAGGGAATATTATTCAAGGAatctaaaatgtattagtgAAGCAACCGGAAGTTTGTTCaagatataagaaaataataatcttaacaTCAGCTATGGATcggaagaagaggaagaagaaatcACGATTGCTAATGACAACGTTGTAATGCTAATCTCATGGAAGTCCAAcgaagaatttaaaatattacctgATGATTACCCTGAACAATAAGATTCAAATCATTGGAGGAAGCAGGAGGCTATAGTAATTTATAAGGTGAATGGATGAAAGATTCCTACACCGGAGGATATTGAAAGAGTTCgataaatttaatagaaaaatatcaagatgTTATCATCAAAGGCTTTAGACCCATTGAAAAAGATTAAGtgcaaaacaataaaaattgcgTTAAAAGAAGAcgatatactttataaattgtAGAATGCACCAACGATGATACCCTTTGCACAAAggcagaaaacaaaaaaaaaatgatgttctaaaaaattgtattattacaCAACTGGGAAACAAGACATTTGAATGGTGTCGAAGTCGAAGTCGGCAAGTAAAATGGGGGCATAAAAATTACTATAGATATcacaaagttaaataaatttctcaCTTTTCCAATACATCCAACGACAAGTACTAAGGATATTattcacaatatttcattggtgAATAAATGAGGGGGAGCAGCatagtttgcaaaaaaatataaaagatttggCAACCTGGAGGTTCTAGCAACCTGACAGATTAGCAGAATTCTGAGAAGAAATGAAAGCTTGAGCATAGATCGGGCTTGAATTATATTGAAGTAAGCTTTCACCCATCTAAACGGGGGATGAGTGTACGGAGACGTTGTGAAGAACAACATCACCAAATCTCAATTAAACCTCAATacctcaattaaaaaattgggaATAACATGGAACAAGTCGGGTACCGACACAGTGTACATGATGGATAAAATGAGGAAAATTAAAGACGGTgcaaaattagttaaaaaaacaaacttgagatTCATAAAAAGAGTATGCTGTTGAACTTTTACGTAAATTCAAAACTTATACATTTCTTGACTGGAGATTGGACGGGGATGTCTGATATTGATAAGACGTTGCAAACTACATATAAGAAGAGTACTATTTCCAAAATACAATATAGAAAAACTGGAAGTTCCCAAAAGAATGGGAGGATTTGGATTGAACTCTATTGAAAcaataatttccaaaatctttGGGAAAAtgctttttagaatttttaacgAAAATGTTCCATGGATGATGATGAACATTACTCATGATGGGATTTTGGGTGTTTACTTTTCGGATCAAAGTATAATATACATTCCGACGAAATAAAAGATGATGATGACATTAGGTATTTTGGAAGAAACTTGTATTTGGAAGGGATATAGGAGATGAATGCTATCCTATTTGCGTCAGAATGGAAAGTATCTTGAGTCACAAAAGGGGAAGAAAGAAGGGTAGATCTGCAGTAAGGTCAGCTATAGAAAAGGAAACAATCATCAGCGACATATTAAGAGATTGGCATGTGTTGGATGGATTAGCTGGAGAATGAGTAGTAAAATTTACATGCTACCAGATCACAAATATGTTAATTGCACTTGGACAACGAAATAATAAAAGCGGGGTGCCTTCTTTTAATCTACAGTTACCCCCGACAattaaaagagagagagagatattAGGTTTTAAATCGGGATTTGACAGAAAGGATATAGAATAATGTCCACTGTTTAAAATCCATTGTGGGAGACTGGAGCAGGATGAAGGAGAAAAATAGTTCAAGTCAATTTTTTCCTCACTAAAGAGCAAAAGGAATATCGCGTCTAAAAATTTGTAAACGCATATAAATAGCAGAACACTGGCTTGCAACAAGTTTATAGGGAAATTCCTATTAGACCAGCTTTGTACCTTTGAATGTGGAGACATTGACAAACAatggtatatttttactttatgtcGCAAggcaaaaatatttagtgagttggcgtctaaaattttattaaaattaggcCTAGAGGGGAAAGCGTTTGCTTTCCTGTTTGGGCCAATGGAAAAGGGTAACAGATCAGCTTTGGGGAGGAACCTTTTgcgtttgataaaaaagtttatcttgATTTGGAGGAAGGCAAAATTTATGAGAAGTATGGATAGCTTACAATGTCATTTAACTATACATTTATTGGTAGTAGGGAATCAGGACAACGGACTGTGGAAACTTTGGGAAATCAACTTTTAGAGAACACCTATAAACACCATTAAGATTGGTGATGGGggccaattgtattttttaatcatcctaATCGAGGAAATGAAATGTTAACACCTCAATTTAGGTCAATGCTACTTGTCTTgttggtttttgttttatttgtttgttaggTTTTACATTGTAGCTGGACATTGGATGAAAtatggggggagggggaattGAACAAGATGGGCTCAGGTAATTCAGTGCAGCTTTGACAAGTAAGCCTTTttttagttacatttttttgagaatgttAGAAAACCAGACAGCAGGTATATTTGATCACATTTCCGACCTCTTGTTTGCATTTAGAACAGATCTGGAGAACCTTGGAAGATATCTCACGGGAGTTTTGGGTCTCCCAAGAGGAACAGGGAAATCAAGAGTATTTTTGTTTGACTTGCCGACCTCAAAAATGTAGCAGTAACAGCCAATTTTGGGGTTATGGTTTGGCCCTTGCGGGGAAGCAAATGTTGTTGAAGTAAGCTATAACTGCTGCGAACATAAAAGGCGCTTGAATTAATTGTGGCTTTGAGGTAAAACTTCCGTACTCAACCGGCTTCTTCAGGAAAAACAGCAGGAATTGCAGATAAAAGATGGAAGACAGTCCTGATGGTCCATTCAAAATCGAACTGGCACTTTTTTCACTTCCAATTTGAATCAAGTACGCGATAAGATGACTGgagatcaattttttaattgataatgcaataaaaaatgaacaaatgtaCTCATTTACtatcctttgttttatttcattttgaatcgGTATAGAACCCTGTATATgagattttatacaaattgtgAGGGGTGAGAGCTATATCTACAAGATAAGATCATTATATgggaagaaatatatatatatatatgattactAGTAGcttgaaaaaattggaaaccCCATTTTGTAGGTTGTTTAAAATCATTCAGACCAGATTTAGAAATTGCAAAGTTGACGACtatgtttgttaaaaaagtataagaGGAAACTGCCTcagaagagttatttttttccggaaaaaattactgttttggATACTGATCCAGCAAAGAAAGAAGATTTTGGCTATGGCTTGAAGCAGATGGATGAGAATAGAATGTGGAAATTGATCCAATCCTATTCAAGATGGTTAAgtaatttagaagaaaattatagGATGGCTACTATGGAAatgatatgtatttatttggcAACAAAGAAgctcaatttatatttttacatgtggTGTATCACTTTGTAATAGAAACACACCCTCAAGCTTTGTTAGTATTATGAATGAGAAAACGTTAAACCGTGTAGAGAATCTGCGACagagataaataaaagaatgcACTCAAATGAGATGTAATTGTAAAGTATACGTTAAGTTGAAGAGCTTTTTAAATCACTTAATATTGCAGGGCACTGCTGTTGTGCAAGCCTTACTCTCTTCGTGTATGATATTGATGTTAGACTCAATCCGTGGTTTcaagtttaatttgaataagAGTTTTTGGACTCTTAGAAAACAACTTATTCATCAGGGTTTATTATGGGACTCTTCCTAAGTCCATGCCCATTATCCTACTTGAGAAGAAAGGGCGAAAGCTCCGATATCTTAACACAAAATTTCGCCTAAGacaaaagtttgtctgtttgacaCATTCAACAAATAATTGGATTACTCGAAAGTATCAAACCAGCATTTGAGGGTTCCCCACTTTTTCAAGGAAACCTGCAATTTGATTATGACTTATCTCCACAAGAGCAAGATATACCTTGTATGGTGGACAGGGTTAGTGATAGCTTGTGCACCGGTCAGAAGGGTTTTTTAATGCAACGCTGGAAATTTCTCTTTTGAACAAGGATGCTGGGCAGGAGAGGATCGAGATCTTCATATTAACGAGCTAGAAATGCTGGCAGTATAGAATGCAGTAGATATGATTACAAATCATTCCCATATATTAATCCATGTTGATAATACGActgctcatttttattttatgaaggaGGGTGGTACGAAGGTAAGACGTCTGAACAATATAGCAGTAAGAGCGTTGAAACGCTAGATTATAAGGAAATTCTGTGCAGATTGTGTATTGATTCCTTCAAAGGAAAACACAAAAGAGGACTTTCTTTCGAGGGAGTCTCTACAGACCTGGGAGTTGGggatgagaaaaaaaacatgcaaccaAGTAGCAGTTATTGTTGGTTTCAATAACTAGGAAAGATGTCTTCGCATCAAAAGATTCCCATGTTACTTTAAATTTACGTGTTGTGGATGAGAAACGATTCCGCAGAGTCATTGGATGCGTTTTCCATCAGATGGAAGCAGAAGGGATAATTCTTTCCGCCAGTTCCACTTCTTCCGAAAGTGATAAAGAGGTTAAAGGAAGAGGATTACTCTCCCACGATTCTGAAACTCACATTTTCTCCCCTGTACTATCCCTAGTCCAATGGTCTTGATGAGAGAGCTGCTTGGATGATCAAGTCTCTTGTGAAGAAAACCCTGGACCATCACTAGAGaaacttttattcttttaacGCTCTACTCCCTTGGTGTGTGGAAAGACGTCGTCATCTATCTGAGCCGTTCTTCTCGCGTAAACTTCAGTTTCGACTTGACGTAATGCTCCTTCATGAATCATGGTGCATCAAGGCTAATAGTAAAACGtcaatgaagaaaaatgtgTAGTGAAGAAACTTGGGGAATAAAAAACCGGCATGGCTGGAAGGAAAGATTGTGGATACAATAGAAACgtactttttaagaaaaaattgatagGAAGATGTTAAAACGTCACAGATTGGGGGGGATGGGGTTGTgctatctattttaaaatactggAAGTAAATCCTAATCCATCCTTCATTACTTGTGCCTTAATGTACATATTCAAATAGCATCAAAGTGACTCGTAATCAGTTCTAGACCGGAATTTGATATACTAATACCTTCATTAATACTTAATCCTTGGTTTTGTATTCCCGTGTGTCCCCTTTAGGAATTACTCATCCTTCTTCCTGAGTCACTTTTAGGCCTGGGACTTTTTGGGCCTACCCTTTCATCGACgtggaatataattaataagttgtttattattcataaataaatgaatacacACCAACTAGAAACATGGAAAGGGAATTCTTAGGTGCACAACTAGAGTGACGTCATTTGAATAGAGAagggaaattttaaaaattagcttaattaatatagattacttttttcatgaattttccTTATcaatataccatatatataaaaaagtaatttatattaatgaagtttatttttaaaattgaattataatttataagaaatattgataatttttatcagGAATAAAACTCACAAGGTTGTGTTTAGTAGgacttataaaatacaaaaataattgaataaataaatggcATGTTTATTTAAGTTTTCTAATTCTGTTAGAATCAGCTTCAAACTGTATATACTCTTATTAAGTGAAGATATCCTTGTCAAAGTACGAACTTGGACAAACTTCATAAGGATCTCTTCAGGCTATTTTGACTGTTTAAGCATGCAGGCATCAAAGAAGCGCttgaggatatttttatttccatcaaTTTCATCTTGattaaatgcacaaaaaaaatcattcgatTTTTGGCACAAGGAGAGAAAATCATCTGAAGGAAACACCAAACCACTTCTGGATGGATGTAGAATCCACCAAGAGAATGTTGTTGTAATTCCATAAATATTCATACACGTCTTAGTTCCAAGTTAGAGTCAAGTATTTTTAAGCCTTGATGCACTAAATCCGGCAACGTATGCTAGTCCTTGAGCGCTGGTATCgcatttaaaattagaaatttcagTTGATTCTGTTGTTTTAGAGCCATGAGTCATTTTCCTCAATATCCGGAAATTGAGAGTTGccttgaaataaattttgaatttagcATTCCTTATCAATGTTCTGCAATGTCTCTTAGGACAAGCCAAATACACTCCATTTGGGAACGTATGCTATTCCTTGAGTGCTGGTATccagtgttgtgtcgatccttattaaGGATCGAGGACGGTGTTCATGTCTAGTTTGGTCCCATTCAGTCCAGTCTATTCCCACTTGTCTGTCCTTAAAGTAGGACGacaatgaggtttttttttaattattccgttacaTCACAGAATAATTCATACAATTaagtaacaataatataatatggtcgtcatattaaaaaaatcatatttcttgtAGGACATGTACattaatcttaatacatatttaatatatcttatatggCTCAATAGGACTGACACAAATACTATTTGtatcctattttttaattagatatttcaGTTGATTTCCGTTGTTTTAGAGCCATAAGTTTCTGGAGAACTCTCAGAATCAAGAGAAACTTCCAATTAActcattaaaaagttatattctcAATATCCGGAAATTGAGTGTTACTTTTGAATTCGACGTTCCTTATCCATATTCTGTACTATCTTTTGGGATATATAAGTAGGTGCATCCATTACATACTCAAGTTTCACATCTGGTCTTTTAATAAgtagtttgtaattttttccagaATGTGAAATTTTCTGAATAAACTCTGAGGaagtttaaagttttaatataatggtTTCCGAAATCAAACAAAATCGCTTTAACTTTTAATCTTGCTCCTTCTTTCTTCAGGGTAATTAAAATAAGTGGATCCATATCCTAATCTATGTacttattaaattcataaaaaatgattttcccCATTTATTAATCAATCCATGCACAAATTACCCTTTTGAGTTGCTCacattattcatatttcatcTTAATATAAACTTCGTCAAAGCAGTTAATTACTATTTTGTCAAAGTAATTTTGAGCAGCCTTTCCAAAAGATGTTTAAGCTGTCTTCAAGTAGAACCGGTTCATCACTAAAGTCTTACAGTCATCTTTCTTGGGTTCTTTTACTTGGTAaaagcaataattttttgaccttAAGGTACTCAAAAGCCTGGTTGCTTATAGatctaaaatatattgcttACATAATCATAAAACCgctttttaaacatataataattaatacttgcCTAAGTACGAGACCCGtatttacatcatttttattatatgactCAAAACGTTTTGAATTAGGGTTCACAAGGAAAGTAAATCAGTATGATTAATTTGGAGAAACTGTTTAATCTTCTGTATTTTATCCGTATTTGAATCCAGTCTTCTAATTTTTCTCGCAACcctaaaatacatcattttgattcaattcaatattaatattttatttctggtTAATTGtaggattttttcaatttcttttgaaaGGGTTTGGATGAAAGAATAGTCATCGCATTAGTCGACACCGGGAGCACAGAGAGTTTTTTATCATTCCACCTTGCTAAGAAGTACAATTGGCGAATAATTCCTTCCCAGTTATGAGTATCAATGACTTCTTCATCGTATCAACCTGAAGTTATTGGTGTTTGTGCACTGGCTATGATATTGAGAGACCaacattatatacaaatttatttttttattcttcgaaATCTCTGCTGCGAATGTATAATTGGCCATAACATATTGAAAGAGCATTCCAAAATAGAAATCCTGTTCGGAGGCTCGAGAAAGTTAtcggaaatatattttctctgaACTATGATAGTTCCTTATACCATACTTTTTGGGAACCTCCCCTCTGACTGCAGGCCTATAGCAATTAAATAACGGCACTACTATGAGCTCGATAATAGGGTGATTGAATTTGAGGTGCACCTCACATTGAAGGATGGAACTATTGAAGAAAGTAAGTCACCTTGGAGAGCCCAAGGTTTAGTAACaagaaataatagtaataaaaaaaggtttgtaaTAGAATACTCGCGAACCATTAATAGATATACACTTTTGGATACCTAACCGCTCCCACATAAAAACGATCGCTGCCAGGTCTCCTTGTAccataaaaaagtattgcagCTACGAATTGCTTGTGGTACCGTGGGATATGAGATACTACTTCGACAAAAAATTCTCTACCAAGTCTAAGAACATTGAGAAGACGGTTGGAATATAAAAAGACTATGGATTTCCTTAATTTCTTCCGAGATCTTTTTGAGAACTTACTCATTAATGGCTACAGTGGATggaagagataaaaatataaaatcgaaGGTGCCTCCAATGTGAACAAAAGCTTAAAAATTAGGCAAATTGTTTCTTCATTGTAAATCCTCtgtgtatttgtatattattttctatgaatatatttaatttagtaaataattaagtatttgattcagttttactttattgatttttataagcttaggattttactttattagttcatatttttctcattaGATGGCGTGCATGATGACCAGACTCTCCTTTTCTAAGGCACTGATTTATACTAAATGCCTCTAGGCAAAGTGaggacactcaaggcaaggaaggtaggatttagtatTTCTCAATTCCGATTGGTTTAAAATTAGAAGTTGCTACACAGAGccctataagaagagttacgtCACGAGATTTCAGCACCTTGTGACAGATATATAATGGCCCAAAAAGAACTTAATACAACAAAtgaatactaattaaataattttattgagcttaattattatgaaaaaatggaataattactttaataataatttctttaacttaCTTTAATTCGCATATACATTCTTCGTCTTCCAAATGTAGAAGAAGCTATTCTATTTTAGTTGATAATCGCAGCTTGCATTCGTAAATGTAGTTGCATTTCTAACTTACTTAgacacagtaaaaaataaaattttatgacatatgGCGACTTTTATAGACGACTTAATTAATAGAACCGCTACTtcagttattgagtttacaatttttttcatttttttgaattgatttacataagatttgaataacccctctatttttgcaaattcatcCAAACAATTCTTGGCGTAATAGAATAATTGGACAACATATAGTGCCTCAACGGATCTTAACTGAAGTGATTACTCAATGGTTTTATTAGACCAAAGGCAGATTTTGGAatgtgaagacttgcaacttaaaaattttaaatggtttgaattaaataccgaagagaggtgcatttttaaagacttaaactAACTTTGATTCTGCGTCCCAAATTTTAACATCTTTCTTATTCAACTTCTTCCTTAATTCCTTTATTCTGCTTCATAGAATCCAAGTTGGATTTGTATGTTAGTATATATTTCCTTTAGATGTTCTACCTCAGGATAAATAtctgtaatacatatatttattttttttccatggaTAACGtaacttatacaaaaaaaaatatatatatcattataagaagtttcatcttctattgctgatgaaattagattcatgtCCACTATGTCTATATCTCTATTTTCGGATGTAGTAGGTTCCAAATAAGGAATAAAGTATGAAtgattctgaaattttttttaactgaaattggaaataaaaaagttgcttgagatttccttaattatgaaattttcttATCCTCAGCATTGAATGAAAATGGGTTTGTTAGAGTTTTTGGTGAGCCTTGGAACTTTAGGttttagatgtttaaacaatgttggaatggcttgagagttgaaattccttatttcttcaaaatgtttggAGCATAATCGagaattatattatggtttccaaagatttattttccattttaggACCCATTGCCTTCCAAGGAATTTGTctcttggaaatgaaaaaaatgtcctCCCTCAGCTCAAGAACGATTCCTGTGATCCACGGCACACGATAAGAGGGTATACTTGtggtattttaacaaaatgtatcTCGTTTGTAGATTTCTTcacctaaaatatagtattaaattttgaatgttttgggccGTGACTCAAACGCCTGAGGAAGTCAGCTATCGTCAAAGCGGATAGCCTGGTTTCCAGAAATGGAGCATTCCAAAGTGGACGTATTCCTCTTGACTTCTTCCAcaagtaataatataatctatgtaggtataagtaatttttaatttgagattataaaatcaattacttGGAAACCTGAAGATCCCTTAGTAACA includes the following:
- the LOC121127697 gene encoding ras-like protein family member 10B, with product MDLPLEKVNPNINDPFQKGWSSTNLGKDLRVSNPSDIHTPASKAFLNGVTNMEDPTYSPDGSNLVKLVLLGAPGVGKTSIIQQFVWGTFEPAYLPTERKETYYPSVILNDHNYELKIVDIPDLPFFPVNSFYNLSDLQRKK